The Flavobacteriales bacterium genome contains a region encoding:
- a CDS encoding adenine phosphoribosyltransferase, translating into MTLEQIENHIRAVPDFPKPGILFRDITPLLGHAKARKAVLDHLLEALSDWEIDAIAGIESRGFLFGMTLADALNIPFVPIRKAGKLPYDKIEHSYELEYGSATLEIHTDAIQPGDRVLIHDDLLATGGTAAAAAELLKRLDADVAGFSFIIALNFLGGDEVLRKYSGSIHTLISY; encoded by the coding sequence ATGACATTAGAACAAATTGAGAATCATATTCGAGCGGTACCCGACTTCCCGAAGCCGGGCATTCTGTTCCGCGATATTACGCCCCTACTCGGGCATGCTAAGGCCCGTAAAGCGGTCTTGGATCACCTCCTTGAGGCATTGTCGGATTGGGAGATCGACGCGATCGCGGGCATTGAAAGTCGAGGCTTTTTGTTCGGCATGACCTTGGCCGATGCCTTGAACATACCTTTTGTCCCGATTCGCAAGGCGGGTAAGTTACCCTATGACAAGATCGAACACAGCTATGAGCTCGAGTACGGATCGGCCACTCTAGAGATCCATACTGATGCGATACAGCCGGGTGACCGGGTGCTTATCCACGACGATTTGTTAGCTACGGGCGGAACGGCTGCGGCTGCGGCTGAGCTGCTTAAACGCCTCGATGCCGACGTGGCCGGTTTTAGTTTCATCATTGCCTTGAACTTTCTCGGGGGCGATGAAGTTCTGAGGAAGTACAGCGGAAGTATACATACCTTGATCTCTTATTGA
- a CDS encoding tyrosine-type recombinase/integrase, whose protein sequence is MNEASFFDHLSHERRYSEHTLRAYRTDLDQFKEFLLAVYENEDLMDVRGPMVRSWIVSLMNENYEPRSVQRKATSLKTFYKFLLHEGVIDKNPTAQLQTPKVRKRLPVVVPEEDLGALLDQRFFEDGYEGVRDRLIVMLLYHTGMRRAELIGLLERDVDLGRGQLKVLGKRNKERMIPIQTELAKAIEDYQREKEGLHRAVEAEELLLTQKGKKLYPKLVYRVVNRYLSYVSSVEKKSPHVLRHSFATHLLNAGAELSAIKELLGHANLSATQVYTHHSVEHLKKVYNQAHPRGH, encoded by the coding sequence ATGAATGAGGCATCCTTTTTCGACCATTTGAGTCACGAACGGCGTTACAGTGAGCACACGTTAAGGGCGTATCGGACCGATTTGGATCAATTTAAAGAGTTTTTGTTGGCGGTATATGAGAACGAGGACTTGATGGATGTCCGCGGTCCTATGGTTCGTTCTTGGATAGTATCGCTGATGAATGAGAATTATGAGCCTCGGAGCGTACAGCGCAAGGCGACGTCGTTAAAGACGTTTTACAAGTTTCTATTGCACGAGGGGGTTATTGATAAGAATCCGACCGCTCAGCTACAAACGCCTAAAGTGCGAAAAAGGCTTCCGGTCGTGGTCCCTGAAGAGGATCTGGGGGCGTTGCTGGATCAGCGTTTTTTTGAGGATGGGTATGAAGGGGTTCGCGACAGGTTGATCGTGATGTTGTTGTATCACACCGGAATGCGTAGAGCTGAATTGATCGGTTTGCTCGAGCGGGATGTGGATTTGGGTCGTGGGCAGCTCAAGGTATTGGGCAAGCGAAACAAAGAGAGGATGATTCCCATTCAGACCGAATTGGCCAAAGCCATTGAGGATTATCAGCGGGAAAAAGAAGGGCTGCATCGGGCCGTTGAGGCCGAAGAATTATTGCTTACTCAGAAGGGTAAAAAACTATATCCGAAGCTTGTGTATCGGGTGGTCAATCGCTATCTTAGCTATGTTAGCAGTGTAGAAAAGAAGAGTCCCCACGTGTTGCGCCACAGTTTCGCAACTCACCTTCTAAATGCGGGGGCGGAGCTCAGTGCCATCAAGGAACTTCTAGGGCACGCTAATCTTTCGGCCACCCAGGTGTATACGCACCATTCGGTGGAACATTTAAAAAAGGTGTACAACCAGGCCCATCCACGGGGCCACTAA
- the rpsU gene encoding 30S ribosomal protein S21, whose product MIIIPVKDGENIDRALKRYKRKFDRTGAMRELRRRKQFTKPSVQRREQVLKAAYIQTLRDQEEA is encoded by the coding sequence ATGATCATCATTCCGGTAAAAGATGGAGAGAACATCGATCGAGCGTTGAAGCGCTACAAGCGTAAATTCGATCGTACTGGTGCTATGCGCGAATTGCGTCGTCGCAAGCAATTCACCAAGCCCTCTGTTCAGCGTCGTGAGCAGGTATTGAAAGCCGCTTACATTCAGACGTTGCGGGATCAGGAAGAGGCATAA
- the raiA gene encoding ribosome-associated translation inhibitor RaiA, which translates to MNVRTQSVNFNAEPKLLAFVEDKLQKLDQFYDQIVDAEVYLRVENVSGDENKLAEVRVNIPGKDLIVKKQCKSFEEAIDQSVDVLKRQLNKRKERVRGV; encoded by the coding sequence ATGAACGTACGCACTCAATCCGTGAATTTCAATGCGGAACCGAAACTGCTTGCATTTGTTGAAGACAAACTTCAGAAGTTGGACCAATTTTATGACCAGATCGTAGATGCTGAGGTTTATTTAAGAGTAGAGAACGTCTCAGGGGACGAGAATAAACTTGCGGAGGTACGGGTAAACATACCTGGGAAGGATTTGATCGTAAAGAAACAATGCAAGAGTTTTGAGGAGGCGATCGATCAGAGTGTGGACGTGTTAAAGCGTCAGTTAAACAAGCGCAAAGAACGCGTTCGCGGAGTCTGA
- a CDS encoding acyl-CoA dehydrogenase family protein, which yields MSIELSETRKMIVETLRDFCKREIEPHIMEWDEAQHFPVGVMKKLGELGMLGVLVPQEYGGSGLTYDEYITVVSEIGRVDPSIGLSVAAHNSLCTGHILYHASEDQKKKWLPKLATGEWIGAWGLTEVGTGSDAGGMNTTAVRDGDEWVINGSKNFITHGKSGDIAVVIVRTGEKGDSHGMTAFAVEKGTPGFSAGRKEDKLGMRASETTELIFENCRVLHKNMIGEEGDGFVQAMKVLDGGRISIAALSVGLAKGAYDHAVKYAKEREQFGKPIAKFQAIAFKIADMATEIEASELLTYQAGAQKDRGERVTVSGAMAKYFSSEVCVRVANEAVQIHGGYGFTKDFPVEKFYRDCKLCTIGEGTSEIQKLVISKHLMK from the coding sequence ATGAGCATTGAATTATCAGAAACGCGAAAGATGATCGTGGAGACCCTTCGCGATTTTTGCAAGCGCGAAATAGAGCCCCATATCATGGAATGGGATGAGGCGCAGCATTTTCCGGTCGGCGTCATGAAGAAACTCGGCGAACTGGGTATGTTGGGCGTTCTGGTTCCGCAGGAATACGGGGGATCGGGACTTACCTACGATGAATACATCACCGTTGTTTCGGAGATCGGCCGGGTCGACCCATCCATCGGGTTGAGTGTTGCCGCGCACAATTCGCTATGCACTGGCCACATTCTATACCACGCTAGTGAGGATCAAAAGAAAAAATGGCTTCCTAAACTGGCCACGGGAGAGTGGATCGGTGCCTGGGGCTTGACCGAGGTTGGAACGGGAAGTGATGCGGGAGGAATGAACACCACGGCGGTGCGCGATGGCGACGAATGGGTCATCAATGGAAGTAAGAACTTCATTACCCACGGTAAGTCGGGTGACATTGCCGTTGTGATCGTTCGAACGGGTGAGAAAGGCGATAGTCATGGGATGACGGCCTTTGCCGTAGAGAAGGGTACACCTGGGTTCTCGGCCGGACGAAAAGAAGACAAGTTGGGCATGAGAGCCAGCGAGACCACGGAACTTATATTTGAGAATTGTCGCGTTCTGCATAAGAACATGATCGGAGAGGAAGGCGACGGATTCGTTCAGGCTATGAAAGTGCTGGATGGAGGCCGAATCAGCATTGCGGCGTTATCCGTCGGATTGGCTAAGGGAGCTTATGACCACGCGGTGAAATACGCCAAGGAACGGGAACAGTTCGGAAAACCCATTGCTAAGTTTCAGGCGATCGCATTCAAGATCGCCGATATGGCCACTGAGATCGAAGCCTCGGAGCTGTTGACCTATCAAGCCGGAGCTCAGAAGGATCGAGGCGAGCGGGTAACGGTTTCCGGAGCCATGGCCAAGTATTTCTCTAGTGAGGTATGTGTACGCGTTGCCAATGAAGCCGTGCAGATCCATGGTGGATATGGATTTACAAAGGACTTCCCGGTAGAGAAGTTCTACCGCGATTGCAAGCTCTGTACGATCGGCGAGGGGACCAGTGAAATACAGAAACTGGTGATCTCGAAACATTTAATGAAGTAA
- a CDS encoding amino acid carrier protein yields the protein MKNLLAAALMLLSVLTFGQAALTIERVVVTNPSKEINDGEVEITVFGGQEPYHYYWSNAGTDTTRRFAYGLTEGIPHSVRVVDASGNEVTENIEIPTESIAEKFNGAFTPIVNALDSVLLGDPFAALNLYDNRIYDDNGNVVRNPNGTIRTKSIPFIVIWLVFGALFFTLKMGFINIRGFRHAVALARGKHDEPNAPGEVTHFQALATAVSATVGLGNIASVAVAISLGGPGATFWMIIAGLLGMSSKFVECTLGVKYRNINEDGSVSGGPMHYLRKGLARRNMGGLGKVLAVIFALLAVGASFGGGNMFQANQAYEQLSGEFSTLQGAGPYFGVILAILVGIVIIGGIKSIARVTEKIVPFMAALYVVAALIIIFRNIHQVNSAFMAIYNGAFNAEALRGGFIGVLILGFRRAAFSNEAGVGSAAIAHSAAKTKFPVAEGFVALLEPFIDTVVVCTLTALVLIFTDKHLVTDVAGAQLTSDAFGTVISWFPMVLVIAIFLFAFSTMISWSYYGLKAWTFLLGENKRTELAYKFIFLIFIIIGSSVSLGAVIDFSDMMILAMAFPNILGLLLLSGEVRSDLRSYLKALKAGEIFTTPEKEKKRRAN from the coding sequence ATGAAGAATCTACTCGCCGCAGCACTTATGCTGCTTTCTGTTCTAACTTTTGGTCAAGCTGCACTTACCATCGAAAGGGTAGTGGTGACTAATCCGAGCAAGGAGATCAACGACGGTGAGGTAGAAATAACGGTATTCGGTGGACAAGAGCCCTACCATTACTATTGGAGCAACGCCGGTACCGATACAACCAGGAGATTCGCCTACGGATTAACTGAGGGGATTCCTCATTCGGTAAGGGTGGTCGATGCCTCCGGGAATGAGGTCACTGAAAATATCGAAATTCCGACAGAGAGTATTGCTGAAAAATTCAATGGTGCGTTCACTCCGATCGTAAACGCATTAGATAGTGTTCTTTTGGGAGACCCATTTGCTGCTCTCAATTTATACGATAACAGGATCTACGACGACAATGGAAATGTCGTACGCAACCCAAACGGGACAATTCGAACCAAGTCCATTCCATTCATTGTGATCTGGCTGGTCTTTGGAGCACTTTTCTTCACGTTGAAGATGGGCTTCATCAATATTCGCGGATTTCGACATGCCGTAGCATTGGCTCGCGGAAAGCACGACGAACCCAATGCTCCAGGTGAAGTAACGCATTTTCAAGCGCTCGCAACGGCTGTATCAGCTACGGTCGGACTCGGAAATATTGCCAGTGTAGCAGTGGCCATTTCTTTGGGTGGCCCAGGTGCTACTTTTTGGATGATCATTGCCGGACTTCTGGGGATGTCCTCCAAATTCGTGGAATGTACCCTAGGGGTTAAATACCGTAACATTAACGAAGATGGATCGGTATCCGGAGGTCCAATGCACTATCTGCGCAAAGGTCTGGCCAGACGTAACATGGGCGGACTCGGAAAGGTGTTGGCCGTGATCTTCGCCCTACTCGCGGTCGGAGCTTCATTTGGAGGTGGAAACATGTTCCAGGCCAATCAAGCCTACGAACAACTATCGGGTGAGTTTTCGACCCTTCAAGGTGCAGGGCCTTACTTTGGCGTCATCTTGGCCATCTTGGTGGGTATCGTGATCATCGGAGGTATCAAGTCCATAGCCCGCGTAACCGAAAAGATCGTTCCTTTCATGGCGGCGCTGTACGTTGTCGCTGCCCTTATCATCATTTTCCGAAACATTCACCAGGTCAACAGCGCCTTTATGGCGATCTACAACGGTGCGTTCAACGCCGAAGCTCTTCGAGGTGGATTCATTGGTGTGCTTATTCTAGGGTTCCGACGAGCGGCCTTCTCAAATGAGGCGGGAGTTGGATCAGCAGCGATAGCTCACTCCGCGGCCAAAACGAAATTCCCGGTAGCCGAAGGTTTTGTGGCATTGCTCGAACCATTCATCGACACCGTAGTAGTTTGTACCCTCACGGCCCTCGTACTGATCTTTACCGATAAACACTTGGTCACCGATGTCGCAGGTGCGCAACTGACCTCCGATGCTTTCGGTACGGTGATCTCATGGTTCCCCATGGTACTGGTGATCGCGATTTTCCTATTCGCCTTCAGTACCATGATCAGTTGGAGCTATTACGGACTCAAGGCTTGGACTTTCCTTCTCGGTGAAAACAAGCGAACCGAATTGGCCTACAAGTTCATTTTCCTTATCTTCATCATCATCGGCTCGTCAGTGAGTTTGGGTGCTGTCATCGATTTCTCCGACATGATGATCTTAGCCATGGCTTTCCCCAATATCCTTGGACTTCTGCTGTTGAGCGGGGAAGTGCGGTCCGATCTACGTTCGTACCTCAAGGCCCTCAAGGCCGGAGAGATTTTCACGACACCTGAAAAAGAGAAGAAGCGGCGCGCAAATTAA
- a CDS encoding helix-hairpin-helix domain-containing protein, translating to MPLHTRRVQSFSKRERLALLTLMALLLIVEGVGYFSKSIFAPQRRDEHRLVIYDTIRVAEGAAKGTHRPERDPFKNKPGSNGLSANATRSMAEDRTRDSKREVFRVLLNETDTFAWEALPGIGPAFSRRILKYRALLGGYAAKEQLGEVYGIDTTGIWFDRVIEDRAPLDSLYLNRDTISRFWRHPYIAPAMAAEWVRYRERVGGFTNVEEVRDGYLMTDSIFRKIVPYLSVQ from the coding sequence ATGCCCTTACATACACGGCGAGTTCAATCGTTTTCAAAACGCGAACGCCTCGCCCTCCTGACCCTTATGGCCTTGCTCCTGATCGTTGAGGGAGTAGGTTACTTTTCCAAATCCATATTTGCGCCTCAACGGCGCGATGAACACCGCCTCGTTATATACGACACCATCCGCGTGGCTGAAGGTGCCGCCAAAGGCACCCATCGTCCCGAGAGGGACCCCTTCAAAAACAAGCCCGGCTCGAACGGTTTATCCGCAAACGCAACCCGATCCATGGCCGAGGATAGAACCCGCGATAGCAAACGGGAAGTCTTCAGGGTTCTCCTAAACGAAACCGACACCTTTGCGTGGGAAGCACTTCCGGGTATCGGGCCGGCATTCTCGAGGAGGATACTCAAATATCGGGCATTACTCGGGGGCTATGCCGCAAAAGAGCAGCTTGGTGAAGTGTACGGGATCGACACCACCGGAATTTGGTTCGACCGCGTTATCGAAGACCGTGCGCCACTCGATTCACTCTACTTGAATCGCGATACCATATCGCGTTTTTGGAGGCACCCGTATATAGCTCCGGCCATGGCCGCGGAATGGGTGCGATATCGAGAACGGGTTGGGGGATTCACAAACGTAGAAGAAGTTCGCGACGGCTATTTGATGACCGACTCGATATTCCGTAAAATTGTACCCTATTTATCGGTACAATGA